The genomic DNA ttccagttcttttaactgccctctccattcctagtcttcttctgatttcttgactgaagtccctattctgatcaatgtttgatttaaGGCATGGAAACTcgtttactatttctatttcctcattgtctaggttggcTTTGTGTAGATCtgccatggtcattatttttgctttgtttatgtttagcagtaatcctgcctttctttcttgatcttccatagtagttgttctaggtgtatgatgttttctgctagtagtatgtgcTAGTagtatctgcatatcttagattcttgatattctttcctcttatttttactcatccttcttctgtgtcctatCCTGCTCTTTGTATAATATTTACTGCAAATAGTTTGAATGGATACGGTGAAtggatgcaaccttgcctgatcactatgccaattgagaaccattctgtttcttcataattCTGTTTGAACAGTAGCCTCGTGTCTCAAGTACAGATTTCTCAGGCCTATCAGTTGTGatggtactcccatgtctttaagggcattccatagcctttcatgatctatgctgtgaaaggctttgctatagtctataaaacacatgctgattttcttttggaattctttggtgcactccattagccatcatatgtttgcagtgtggacCTCCTTACAgtcacactgaccaaatgaccatagagataAAAAATACAGACAATAAAGGTGTCAGACCCTTACTCCCAATCCTATAAACACAAGCATTGATGCAGTATCTCCAAGGACATCCTTCAGCATAAAGACCTTTCATTTAACACCATAAAGATACTGCCCAGACCCAGTTCAGTAATCATTATCTTTGTATAATTAATTTTGTAAATGCaagatttttaaataatgaaaagaatACAATCAGATATAAAAAAACATCAAGTTCATGTAACAAATTACTCTTTCTCTACCGAAATCATTTAGGATATAAAGCACCTACCTTAATTTTCAAGTCTTTTCATAAGTTCATTAAGAACTATAGGATAGATCACCGAAACTTCATCTCGCACTCTCTCCCAGGCACAAAGACTGTGTTGTCTGTCTCTAAGGAACATATGGAGTTTCCTGAAGTATTTCTTCATTGCTAACTTTACACAGAGGTCTTTAAATGCTGCCCTGTTTCCAACCTCAGCAGTAGAGCATCTCCTCCACGTTACATACTGTTGGTCAAGGACTCTTTGGAAAAGCTCTGTGGCTGTCGCATTCCATTGTGCTTGGGTGAAGTTATGCTGAAATACTATTTGGATGGACTCAATGATAAGTCCTACTGCCATTCTTGCATCCTCTTTACTGCATGTGCAGATTTTGACCAAGGGGAAGCCAAAGTCTGGATTTTCAGGGCATTCCTGTAGATTCCAGGGTCCTCCCATTGTTTCCAGAAGTGTTCTGGTCTTCCCGATCTCATCCTTTTGATATTGCACAATTAGACCACAGTCCAGTGATATCATTTCAGATGCAAGCAAAAGCAACAGGCCAATTTGCCACAGAACCTTTGTGGTCATGTTGATTCTCCTTTTGTGGTTTGTATGGAGAAGTTGAAAGGCTGGAGCTCCGTCAAGTATCTCCTTAGATTGTTGTGTTTTGGAGCCATGTCTCTGAATTTATATATTCAAGAAAGTGAAGTGACCACTTTGATCACTTTCTGTATGtcatttccattttctgtttaaCTGTGTCGGGGTATTTGGGGATATTTTTGGATTACTTTGGGTATGgggaaaatatttaatttcttcttctcTCAACCTGTTTTCTTTATTAATATCAGACTTTCCACACTATAGGTTTTGCCCTATGGGACAAAGAATGTGTAGGTATCATATCATGATGTAACTCCCATCATGTAACAATCTGCCAAGAGACATTAGCAGCTTAATATTAGCAATGCACAAGACAGCAATGGATTCAGAGCCATCCACAGTTATCTCCTTATGCTGTGTTTGGTTTAGCCTTAGTGTAACACCAGTTTAACTATCATGACCCCTTGACAGGCAGTATAGTGTTTTAGCCTATTTTGAGGTTCAAGATTTCAGTCTATTAGCATAAATTTTCTGAAATTCATCAGGAATTTATAGTGAGCGTTCAAGACAACATGTTTCATTTTCAGTTAGTTGAAGGCTGCAGTATGGCTCTGTATAGATATGTCAAGGACTATGGGTTgtagttgtttttgttattggttttctttttaaaaccatataatttttaatttttaaaacataaaaggcAACAGTTATCAAATTATTGTCTGCAAATGTTTCATTATAACGCTTTTCATCCCTTCATACTTAAAAGGCATTTCTCCAAAAACTGAGAAAGTATCTTGAAcccccaagatgactaaatcaaTAACGTACAGTAATACGAAATTGTTGCAAGGTCATTTTGGGTATCAACACCTTTTCTGTCCTGAAAATTTCTGATGAGCTTTTTCTGCCAGTGTAATTTCCCAGCATCTATTCACCTGTCCCCACATGTTAAGTCTTTTCAGCAGTGTCCAGTATTTTGTTACTTCCAATTTTGCAGCCAGTAGTTACATTGAAATCAATATTTTGTGCCTAAATGTCTCACTTTTGTCTTTCTTGAGAATAGCAATA from Sceloporus undulatus isolate JIND9_A2432 ecotype Alabama chromosome 2, SceUnd_v1.1, whole genome shotgun sequence includes the following:
- the LOC121920523 gene encoding interferon alpha-13-like gives rise to the protein MTTKVLWQIGLLLLLASEMISLDCGLIVQYQKDEIGKTRTLLETMGGPWNLQECPENPDFGFPLVKICTCSKEDARMAVGLIIESIQIVFQHNFTQAQWNATATELFQRVLDQQYVTWRRCSTAEVGNRAAFKDLCVKLAMKKYFRKLHMFLRDRQHSLCAWERVRDEVSVIYPIVLNELMKRLEN